CAAAAACGGTCTCCGGTGGATGCTCCCGGTCGAGACGCGCCGGCTCAGGAAACGGCGTGCCGTCGCCGTAGGAATGCTTCGGCGTGTCGATGAGGTGGCGGACCACCGGATTGCGCTTCAGGAGCTCGGCGCGGTCGACCAGGTCCTTCCACATCAGGTACTTGGTGAAGGAGAAGGCCGAGAGCACGACGTCTGGCACGACCTCCCAGCCACGCAGCTCCTTCACGTGCTGGCGGACGATCCGGAAGATGCCGTCGACGTCATACCCAGAGCCGTCGCGCGGCAGATCGCCTTCGAGCTCCGGGATACGGAGCTTGAAGTCCTCGCGCAGCATCTCCAGCAAGGTCGGGTTGATCCGGACTTCGTCGTCGTGGAGAGCGAGCTTGAAGCCGGCCCGCACACTCGAGCGCTTGAGGGTGACGGGGACGAGCAGAAGCGGGGCGCGGTAAGCGTCCTCGCCGTCCTTCTTCGTCCACGACAGGAAGCCGATCGCGAGAAAGAGGATGTTGGCCCCGCCCTCCTCAAAACCGTTGCGCGCGAGCCGATAGAGGTCGAGCAGACGGCGATCGAGATCGGTCTCAGTCGAGGTCGTGTAGATCTCTTTCCGAACGAGCGCCGCCTCGAGATAGCTGCGGCGACCATCATCGTGGTGCCGGCGCGCGTAGAGGTCAGCGCTACGCTCATCGCCCCCGCTCAGCACATCGGAGACGGGCTTCAGGCGATACTCGGTCCCCGCCGCGAGTCCGTCTTCCAGCGCGCCGGGCGAGGCGCATTCCAGGCTGACGGAGCCCTTGCCGGGCTTGAAGTTCAGCAGCTTGTTCCGAAGCGTCAGGTCGAGAAGCTTGCGCTTCCAGCGCTCCACACGTCCGACCGGTGTCTCCGGTGCTTCGTCTGCGGGCGGCCGTGCCTCCTCGTCGAAGCTCGGCGGTGCAGACAGCACGTGGTTCAAAGGCGCGGTCGGCGCGGATGCGACATCACTGGGTTTCGCGCCGCCGAGATCCATCGGGCGGATGCCGCGTCGGCGGCAGCGCCGAATGTCGATGGCGATCTCGAGCGCCGAGGGCGCTTCGTCCTCGACTTGGGCACTGCCCTGAGCGGTGGCGACCTTGAACGTGGCCGGTGGGTTGTGGGTCAGCAGTGTCGTCTCGGCGAGGATCAAATCCTGCAGGTCGCGCCGCTTGCGCAGGAGCTGCATGTCGTCGATGGCCGCGCTCGTGAAATCCTCGTCCTGGAGCCAGACGCCGACGAAGGCATGGCCGGCAGTGAGGACGAGCACCGGGTTGAGCCCGGCCTGCTCGAGGCAGGCCGCGTAGAGCAGCGAGAGATCCAGGCAGGTCCCAACCTTGCGCTCCAGCACATCGCTCGGGCCGCGGATTTTCTGTCCGGCCTGCTCGAAGCTAGCCGGCGGCAGTACGTAGGCGATGCGCCTGTCCGCGAGGGCCGCCCAGATCGCCTCGGCTAGTTCCCAAGCGCGAGACTTCTTGCCGGTCGTGTAGCCGTTCAGACCCGTCTCACGTCCGGCATCCCCGAGCTTGGTTGCGGCATCGCGCAGGACGACGTCGACCGCCGGATCATTGGGTCGAATAAAAGCTGCGAGAAGCTCGGGCGCGCTTCGGCTGCCGCCCCAGTGCGACGGCGGCAACAGACGCAGCTCTTCGGCGAGCCGGGCTCGCTCACCGCTCGCATCGTCCAGGATTGCCGTCAGTTCCAGGCGACTGGCCTCGGTGAAGCCTGCCAGCAGCGCGGCATCGAGGCGGAGATCCGGCGTCTCGATGTGGTGGTCCGACCCGGCCGGGATCCGATCGATGCGCAGCGTCAGCGGCTGCACAACCGCTGGTCGGCTCTCGATGCGGAGCTGGACGTCAAGGAGGTCCTGCTCGGACGCGTTCGCGACCACGAGCTCACGGACGACCGGGACCGCGTTCTCGTGGTAGGCGAGGCTGACGTGCTCAGTCGCCGAGCATGTGATCTGGATACCGTCCTGCACGGCTTCCCCCTGTCATTAGCTTGACTGTAGGGGCACAGCCTCAAGTAGTGCAAGCTTGGCGGTAGGAGTCTCGTGCAACCGGGAGGCGTGTTGGGAACTCTGATTGTCGCTCAGCCTCTGCGAGCATCAACCGTTTGTGAGATTGCTGAGACCGGAGCCTTGAAGGGGTGAGCGGGCCGCCCGAACCTCTCTCCAGCCCGATGTATGCAGACGCAGAATTTGCCCACTCTAAATCAGGGTCTGTGCCATGAGGCTAGCAGCGGTTGGTGTGATTCTTCCAGCGTCGGCCATACTCGTGTCGAATGGTCGAAATTTGCCTTTTGATACCGTCCCCTTGCGACCCATGACGGTCGTCTGCGGCCCCCTGCAGCATCACCGAAGCAGATATGCCTCGAACCAGACAACACTCAAGCTCAAGGTGCGGAGCCTTGCCGGCACAGGCTGTAAAGAGCTTGACGTCACTCTGATCAGCGGGAACACCGACGACCTCGCAATGCGAGGCCGTCCAAATGATCGCGCCTTAACAAGTGCCAAACAGAAGTTTCACTGAAGCGCTGCTTGGATTGCTCCTTTCATTTTCTCGTTTACGTTTGTTGCGGCAGCAATGATTTTACCGACCTCTCCGCTATTCTTGCACGTCGCCGAACTCACGGTTGTCCCGCTGATCTGCGCTTCACATTCGAAATTGTCGGTCAGCCGCCAGTCTTCGGGTTTCTGGCTGAAAGGAGGCTTGAACGGAACGGCCTCGTCGCTCGGCTGGCAACCGTAAGTTCCCATGACCTTCGCCGATGAGGCCGTCACGTCAAAAGATTTAACAACATGGAAGTCTTTATCGATGCCGATATCTGTATCTGGTATTGCGTCCGGAATTTTGATTGGAAGCAGTTTTCTGATTTCTTTGGTGTTTAGCTTGACAGGTTTACATATTTGCGCATCGTTCATCGCTTTTTGAAGCTTTGCCACGTCCGCAGCTTGCGTAGAAGACAACATCAACAAAGGAAACACCAGGGCAGATATAGGCACATGGACTCGCATCGATAGGCCCTCCCTGTTAAATATCGGCAGGATAGGCTACCCGAATGGCCTCAAAAATTACAAGCCCGATCAGGAGCCCGCCGAGAACTTCGAAGAAATATTTAGCTCAATTTGTTATTTTTGATCCGATCCTTGAGCGATCAAGCGGAGGCATAGCACTTGACACCCATGCTCGTTTCTAATGGTTGCTGAGCTTGTGTAAGGACGATGGCAAACGGCGCGCGGACGACCGCACCGTCCCGGCAGCGCAGTTCGAGGTGGTCTGAGCTACCCGCTCCACGTTCGAGTGCAGCGCCACCACGATGCCGTCGTGGGTGGGGCCGGGCCGGCGGGCGGTGTGCGGCGCGAGGGAGAGCCCGTTCGCCCGCAGGATGCGCAGCACCCGCTTGGCATTGACGCTCGCCTCACCGCGCGAGCGCAGTGCCCGGCTCACCAGCGCGGTGACGCGGCGATAGCCATAACTCGGGCGGGCATCGGCGATCGCGCGGATGGTCGGCAGAAGTCGCGCATCCTCGCGCTTGCGGTAGACGCCGCGCGGCCGAGCGGGCCGACGCAGGTGCTCGGCCAGGTGGGAGCGCACCACACCGAGCGTGTCGGCGACCGCTTTCACCGCGAACCGCCCGTCGAACCGCTCCAAGAGCTGAGCGGCGTGATCGGTCTTTCGCGCGCGCGAGGTCGAGCGCCTCCTTCAGGATCTCTGCCTCCATAGTCTTGCGCCCGAGCAGGCGTTCGAGGTCGCGCACGCGCCGCTCCAACGCGCGCACGCGGCTGGTGCCGACAACCGCCTCGTCGGCGTGCACGGCCTGATAGCCGCCCTCCAGCATGCGCCGCGTCCACGAGAACAGCAGGCTTGGGCCAAGATGCCGTAGCGGCGGGCGACGAATGACACGGACGAGCCGGGCTGCTGGCTCTCCTCAACGAGGCGGATCTTCTCAGTGGTGGACCAGCGACGTCGACGCTGGACGCCGGTCAGGATCTCGCTGGGCACCGGCGGGGCGGTTGGATCGATGACATAGCCTTACCCATAGGCCAATGCCTATGCCTTCGTGAGCTATGCCGCCTGTCCGGTCAAAACGGGGTGCGGTTCACTTGCCTACCGGAGCGATGGCTGCCTCAGCTTCGGTTCGGCCGATGAGGAGCCCGACCGCCGCGTCTGGACACCCGTCGACCTAGGCGTGCATCTCCCTTAGCGCCAGTCGTCCGCTCAGGGTGGAAATCTGCCGGTCCGCTTACGGGTGGTAAGGCACGGAAGCGGACGCCGTCGCCGCATGGGCTGTGTACTTCGGCGAGCGTGCGGATGGCTCAAGCTGGTGCGATCAGCTTGCCAACCGCGCGCACCAATTCCGCTTCCACGAACGGCTTCTCCAGCCGCGGGCTGTCCTCATATCCAGAGCCTTGCCCGAGCTGCACGTCGCCGGTGGCAAAGAGGTGCGGTACGCCAAGCGCACGGAGGCGGTCGGCAATCGGGAAGGCTGTGGCCCCGTCACCGAGGTTGAGATCCAGCACGGCTACATCGACGTCATCGTCTTCGATCAGGTCGAGCGCACGCTCAACGGTGGGCACAGGCCCGACTACCTTGGCCCCGGCATGCTGCAGCCAGCGCTTCACCTCCATGGCGATGAGGTACTCGTCCTCGGCGATGAGAACGCGACGGCCAGCAAGTGACAGGGCAGCGTCGGCCATGGATGCTCCTCATGTATGCCTCCCCTCTGAGGCCAACCGAGCTGTGCGGATGCGCGTTCACCCAGGCTGATTGATCGGCATCTCGACACGGCAGCGCACGCCGTCCGCGCTCATCTCGTAGTCGACATCGGCCTCCAGAGCGTAGCCCAGGGCCTCCTGGATCAGCTCGGTCCCGTACCCCCGGCGCGTGACCTTGTCCGGCTTGATGGCGACGCCGCTCTCCACCCAGCTCAGTGCTAGCCGCCGGCGATCACGCCTATCGAGCAGCACCTCCCATGTGACGGCCAAACTGCCAGTGCCGTCCTTCAGCGCGCCATACTTCACGGCGTTGGTGGTCAGCTCATGCAGGGCGAGCGCAAAGTTCTGTACTTGTCGTGCGGTGAGTTGCACCTCCGGACCGCCGACGCACACCTTCTCCGATCCATCCTGAGCGTAGGCAGCGAGCTCGGCTCGGACCATAGCCCCGACCTCGACGGTATCGCTGCCGGCTTTGCTGAGAAGCGCTTGGGCGCGACTGAGCGCTTGCAGCCGCTCCTCAAACGACTCGACCGTACTACCCTGCCGCAGTGTTTTGCCCGCCACGGCAGTGACCACGCCAAGTAGGTTGCGGGAGCGGTGCTGCAGCTCGTTGATCAGCACCTCCAACCGCACCTGCATAGCACGCAGATCGTCGATGTCGGTTGAAGTGCCCAGCCACTCGACGATCGCCCCGGCTTCATCACGCACTGGCGTGGCCCGTGTCTGGAACCAGCGATAACGGTGCCCGGCTCGGCTGAGGATGCGGTATTCGACGTCGAACCCGTCCCGCTGGGCCGCCTGGCTCCACACTTCCCGTGCCGCAGGTCGATCATCAGGATGAAGCGGCTCAAGAGAGAGAGAGAGAGAGAGAGAGAGAGAGAGAGAGAGAGAGAGAGACCAGCCCCAGCGCCTACTGTCCGGCTCGCTCTGGCCGGTATACGCCGTCCATTGTGGGCTGGCCCAGGTCCACTCGCCGCCTCTGGCCGCGCGCCACACGAGCTGCGGGATGCCCTCGGCGAGCGTGCGCTGCCAAGCCTCGGCTGCGGCCACCGATGCCTCGGCGCGGGCACGCACGAGATCGGCCCAAAGCCGCGCCGCAATCTCCTGCGCCAACGCGACCTCGTCGTCGGTCCAGCGGCGTGGTGTATGCTGGTGAACGGACAGGTTCACCAGCAGCTTGCCGCCGATCAAGAGGGGAACGCTGAGCAGCGCCGATACCCCGAGTTCCGCAATGGCGGCGAGATCGGGGCGCGCGAGGGCCGGATCGTTCGTGTCTTCGATCCGCACGATCCGGCCCTCGCGGAGGTCGTCCAGGATCGGCCCCTCGTAGTCCTCCAGCCGCATCACTGCCGGAAATGGCTGCGCGCCATCCGCGAACCACCCGAAGAAGATGTCGGCGATACCTTTCGCCTCGCCGAACTCGGCGAACATGATCCGCGAAGCGTTCAGCCGCTCGCCAAGCAGACGGGCTGCGATCTCGATAATGGCGTTTGGCGTAGACTGAGTACGCATGGCGTCGCCCAATGTGAGCAGGAACGCCTGCCGCTCCTCGCGTTCGCGTACAATTGCTTCAAGGCGGGTGCGCTGGAGCGCTACCCAGGTGCGTTCCGCTGCTCCTTTCAAGAGCCCCTTATCAACACGGCTCCACGTGCGCACGCGGGTGTCGGCCGCCAGGAGAACAGCGGCTAGACGCCCGTTTCGCAGGAGCGGCGCGCCCAGCGCGGAGCGGATGCCGAGCTCGCCGTAAGTAGCCTTGGCCTCTGCGCTGAAGTGCTCCGAACCTGTCAGGTCCGGCATGTCGAGCACGGCACCTGAATGCACCAGATCGAGAAAGTCCCGCTCGCCTGACAGATCATGGACGCCCACCATTGAGGGCACACCCTCACGGTGAAAATCGCGAAGCACGGTCGCGTGCGTCCCGCGCTCGTCAAACTCGTTGAAGTAGCACCAGCCGACGTCGAGCCGCTCGGCAAGCAGCCGCGTAGCCTCCGCTTGGATCTCCGCAGGATCGGTCAACGACCCGAGCGCATCGCTGAGCTGCAGCTGGAACGCCTGTTGCTCCTCACTCTCGCGCAACGCTGCCTCTGCCCGCTTGCGCTCCGTGATGTTCTCGTAGAACACGCCGACACCATTCCTTCCGAATGGAGTGACGTTGATGCCGAACCAGCGATTCAAAGCCGGGATGAAGTTCTCGAAATGTGAGGGCTCGCCGGAGACGAAGACCTGCGAATAGGCATCTATCCAATAGCGCGCGTCCTCAGGCGGAAGCACCTCGCCGACTAAGCGGCCCAGGACCTGTTCGTCATGGAGTCCTGTCACGCGCGTGCTTGCTGGGTTTCGGGCTAGATGGCGGAAATCTGTCAGGTTTCCTTCATCGTCGCGGACCGCCTCTAACGCGGCGAAGCCCTCAGCCATGCTTTCAAAGAGTTCGTGATAGCGGGCTTCGCTTTCGCGGAGAGCGTCTTCGGCACGCTTTCGGGCGTCGATATCAATATTTACCACAACCCACTTCTCAATGCGTCCTTCAGCCTTGAGTAGGGGGCGGCACGTACGTTGGTCCAGCGCCACCCGCCGCTTGGCGAGCGGAGGCGAAACTCCGCGTCGACAACCGAATGAGAGGCCATCGCCTCCCGCCATTGCCGCTCGGCGAAGGCGCGGTCCTCCGGGTGGATCGCATCGAGCCAGCCGTAGCCGAGCCACTCGTCCACAGTCTGGCCGGTGTAGGCTCGCCAGCTTGGGCTGTCGGCGACGACGACGCCGGCGGCGTCCGTCTCCCACACCGCCTGGGTCCAGCTTTCGATGAGAAGGCGGTGGCGCGCCTCGCTCTCGCGCAGTAGCTCATCCACCCTTTGTTGCTCCGTGACCTCAACGCTTTCTATGCGACCATCTTCGACGGCAGGGCGGCCAAGCTCGCCAATTCGCTGGGAGGCCGCCTCGATGTCGGCCTTCTCCGACAAAGCCGCGTTCGCCGCCGCGAGGCGGCGTTCGAGGTCGGCGATGATCGTGCGCTCATCCATTCGTCGAGTGAGCACGGCGCTGCGACCATGCGCAACCCAACGTCAACTTCTGGGCAGCTACCCGATGACAGCTCTCTACCCCGAGCAGAGTTTACGAATGTCCGCTTCGGGGAACGCCAACTGCGCTTCCGGCGGCTGAGTTGGGTCCACTGCGGTACGTCCGCTTCAGAGGTTTCTAGGGCTGTTGCAGCCACCGCCGTGCTCACGGCACGATCCAGCGGCTGCTGAAGCGCTCCCCTAGCTTGTAGCGGGCGAGGTTAGGGCCGGCCTCGTCGCAGGACGCACCGAACGGATCACGAACCACACCGAACTCGGCGTCATTCACGAAGCCGGTTACGTAGCAGACATCCTGGTACTCACCCTTGATGCGGTTGCGCATCTTGATCCGGGTAGTCACGAAGGCCGTCTCCAGTGGGCGATCCTTGTAGAGGGCGGTCCCATAGTCGAGGATGTGCGTCTCGGCCGACATGAATTCCCAGCGATCGTCGCGCTGAGCCTGATAGTGTCTGGCGAGCCTGGGATAGTGCTCCGAGAAGGCGGCGGGCTGGACACCGGTCGCGAAGGCGCGGGCCTCCTCGCCGAACGCCTGCTCGAAGAAGCGTGCCCGTTCGCCATATTGGGCGCGCAGTGCCTGCTCCTGCGCAGCACGCCGGACACCAGCCTCGTTCGCCTTGGCCTGATCGAGCTTCCTGCGCTCTTCAAGCTCACGCTGGCGCAGGAACTGCTGTTCGGCACTCCGCGTCTTGTCCTGCTCGATCGTGTCCCGCGTCTGAGCAACCTCGGCGGGCTCGATCCAGAGCGGCAGGTAGCGGTGATTGAGACCGTCCCGGTTCATCGCCTCGTCCAGCACCGCGAGATCCGCGGAGGCAGCGTAGACTGCGCCACACTCGCCACGCTTCACCGCGATGAACGCGCCGTCGGCTGAGGTCGGCGTGAGCACCGGCGTACCGGGCAGCTCGTCCCCGACCCGGTCGTTGACGCGTGCAAGGATCGCCGCATGCGCCTCGGCATCATTCGGCGCGACCCTGCACACGACGCTGGATGCGTTCGGCACGACGACGATGCCGAAGCCGTCGCCCGTTCGGCCGTGAACGCGGGCTTCGACCTCATTCGCCTTGGCAGCCTCAGCCTGCTTGGCTGCTGCGAGAGCACCCGCCTGGACGATATCAAGCCGTGCAAACAGGTTTCCGTTGACCGCATCGGCGAGGCTGATCACCCGGTCGACGGGCTCACGTAGCAAGCGCTCGCGCTCGACGAAGATCAGGTCCTGTTTGGCCAGGTCATTTGCCCCGCAAGCCGAAAGCGGCAAATCCAGCTTGGCCCCAAGCGCCGCGCTGCGGTCGCGGATCTGGCGGTTCAGGAACACGTCAGACAGGGGCGCATGGTACAGGCAAGCCGCCGCCCGCCCGTCCTCGAAGACCAGCTCGCCACGGAGGTTGCGTACGACGGACGGAGCTTTCCCGCTGTCGTTGTACAGGATGATGAGATCGCCGCGGTCGCCATCCATGAGGAAGCGGCTTCTGGCCGTAACGGCCCGGGCGAGCCGTGCGGCCTCGTCGATGCGGGCCCGCTTGGCCGCGTAGGCGTCGGCGAGTTCCTTGAGCCGAGCATCGGGCGTCTCAGGCGCGATCGCGGCGACCTCGGCGGCGAAGCCGCTGAGGAAAGTCTGGAGATCCTGCGGAATGCCACCTCTGAGCGTGACGTCCGCCTCGGCCTGATCATGCTTGAGCCGCTCGATGAGCGCCGCTCGGCTGCGCTCAGCCTCATCGCGCCCGCGCCGGAGTTCATCCTGCTCACGCTCACGCTGTTTGGCGGCAGCTTGCTCCGCCAGAGCCGCCTGCGCCTTGGTGACCGTTTCGGGCGCAATCCAGATCGGGAGATAGCGGAAGGTGACGCCGTCCCGCGTCAGGCCCTTTACCAGCGGGACCAGATCTTTGGCTGATCCGTAGGCTGCTCCGCATTGCCCGCGCTTGATCGACAAGAATGCCCCATCGGCACTTGCGGTCACTACCGTCGTCGCGCCGCGCAGCTCGGCCTTCAGCAGCAGCTCATAGGTCTGTAGCAGCTGATCATGCAGAGCCTTGTCGCCAGCAGCGAT
This window of the Methylobacterium tardum genome carries:
- a CDS encoding GAF domain-containing protein; translation: MVNIDIDARKRAEDALRESEARYHELFESMAEGFAALEAVRDDEGNLTDFRHLARNPASTRVTGLHDEQVLGRLVGEVLPPEDARYWIDAYSQVFVSGEPSHFENFIPALNRWFGINVTPFGRNGVGVFYENITERKRAEAALRESEEQQAFQLQLSDALGSLTDPAEIQAEATRLLAERLDVGWCYFNEFDERGTHATVLRDFHREGVPSMVGVHDLSGERDFLDLVHSGAVLDMPDLTGSEHFSAEAKATYGELGIRSALGAPLLRNGRLAAVLLAADTRVRTWSRVDKGLLKGAAERTWVALQRTRLEAIVREREERQAFLLTLGDAMRTQSTPNAIIEIAARLLGERLNASRIMFAEFGEAKGIADIFFGWFADGAQPFPAVMRLEDYEGPILDDLREGRIVRIEDTNDPALARPDLAAIAELGVSALLSVPLLIGGKLLVNLSVHQHTPRRWTDDEVALAQEIAARLWADLVRARAEASVAAAEAWQRTLAEGIPQLVWRAARGGEWTWASPQWTAYTGQSEPDSRRWGWSLSLSLSLSLSLSLSLEPLHPDDRPAAREVWSQAAQRDGFDVEYRILSRAGHRYRWFQTRATPVRDEAGAIVEWLGTSTDIDDLRAMQVRLEVLINELQHRSRNLLGVVTAVAGKTLRQGSTVESFEERLQALSRAQALLSKAGSDTVEVGAMVRAELAAYAQDGSEKVCVGGPEVQLTARQVQNFALALHELTTNAVKYGALKDGTGSLAVTWEVLLDRRDRRRLALSWVESGVAIKPDKVTRRGYGTELIQEALGYALEADVDYEMSADGVRCRVEMPINQPG
- a CDS encoding PAS domain-containing protein yields the protein MDERTIIADLERRLAAANAALSEKADIEAASQRIGELGRPAVEDGRIESVEVTEQQRVDELLRESEARHRLLIESWTQAVWETDAAGVVVADSPSWRAYTGQTVDEWLGYGWLDAIHPEDRAFAERQWREAMASHSVVDAEFRLRSPSGGWRWTNVRAAPYSRLKDALRSGLW
- a CDS encoding response regulator, with the translated sequence MADAALSLAGRRVLIAEDEYLIAMEVKRWLQHAGAKVVGPVPTVERALDLIEDDDVDVAVLDLNLGDGATAFPIADRLRALGVPHLFATGDVQLGQGSGYEDSPRLEKPFVEAELVRAVGKLIAPA